One part of the Vicia villosa cultivar HV-30 ecotype Madison, WI linkage group LG6, Vvil1.0, whole genome shotgun sequence genome encodes these proteins:
- the LOC131610014 gene encoding mitochondrial fission 1 protein A-like, whose product MDAKIGSLIESVGNFFTGGDQIPWCDRDVISGCEREVAAASDGDSDERRNESIMRLSWALVHSRQKEDIQRGVAMLETSLGNDKSPLHQREKLYLLAVGYYRTNDYTRSRQLLEQCLEIAPDWRQALSLKKAVEDRIAKDGVIGIGITATVVGLIVGGVATALARRN is encoded by the exons ATGGACGCCAAAATCGGAAGCCTCATCGAATCCGTCGGAAACTTCTTCACCGGCGGCGATCAGATCCCCTGGTGCGACCGTGATGTTATCTCT GGCTGTGAAAGAGAGGTTGCAGCAGCTTCTGATGGTGACTCTGATGAGCGGAGGAATGAGAGCATAATGAGGTTGTCGTGGGCACTTGTTCATTCAAGGCAAAAAGAAGACATTCAGCGTGGGGTCGCCATGCTTGAAA CTTCTTTGGGCAATGATAAAAGTCCTTTACATCAAAGAGAGAAGCTTTATCTTCTTGCTGTTGGGTACTACAGGACTAATGATTATACTAGGAGTCGACAGCTTCTAGAGCAATGTTTGGAG ATTGCACCCGATTGGAGGCAGGCACTGTCCCTCAAGAAAGCAGTTGAAGATCGAATTGCAAAGG ATGGTGTTATAGGAATTGGCATCACTGCAACAGTTGTGGGGCTTATAGTTGGTGGTGTTGCTACAGCATTGGCCCGAAGGAATTGA